One stretch of Prochlorococcus marinus XMU1402 DNA includes these proteins:
- the cysS gene encoding cysteine--tRNA ligase has product MIKLFNTLSKRVEVFKPIDDVVKIYCCGVTVYDLCHLGHARSYIAWDVLRRFFIYSDFKVKYVQNFTDIDDKILKRAKEESSSMKEVSEKNIIEFHKDMDSLGIMRPDSMPRATNHICNICSFIKILEDKGYAYSRDGDVYYSVFKNRNYGKLSNQNIQEQNINQQGRMANDENSKKLNPQDFALWKKAKDDEPFFDSPWGKGRPGWHIECSAMVKDELGDTIDIHLGGSDLIFPHHENEIAQSEAANGKKLANYWLHNGMVNVNGQKMSKSLKNFKTIRELIKSGISPMTLRYFVMTVNYRKPLDFTEEALRSASEAWKNINVALSFMDLTKGAFRSIEKNESLEEEYKEKISFELSQKKLKFSEALGNDLNTAGAIAIIYDLAKPLKNFLNQFQRVEGFKIDLNEKFFLLENFKTLEKLTEVLGLKKEVLVKESKIKEDEISSLIDERLKAKMEKNYAKADEIRNLLKEKGIELIDQSKEITTWIRV; this is encoded by the coding sequence ATGATCAAACTTTTTAATACTTTAAGCAAAAGAGTTGAGGTTTTTAAGCCTATTGATGATGTGGTAAAAATTTATTGTTGTGGAGTAACTGTATATGATTTATGTCATCTTGGTCATGCCAGAAGTTATATAGCTTGGGATGTATTGAGAAGATTTTTTATTTACAGTGATTTCAAAGTTAAGTATGTTCAAAATTTTACAGATATTGATGACAAGATCTTAAAAAGAGCTAAAGAAGAAAGCAGTTCAATGAAGGAAGTATCTGAAAAAAATATTATTGAATTTCATAAAGATATGGATTCGTTAGGAATAATGCGTCCAGATAGTATGCCAAGAGCAACGAATCATATATGCAATATCTGCTCCTTCATAAAAATCCTTGAGGACAAAGGTTATGCATACTCTAGGGATGGAGATGTTTATTATTCTGTTTTTAAAAATAGAAATTATGGAAAGCTTAGTAACCAAAACATACAAGAACAAAATATCAATCAGCAAGGAAGAATGGCTAATGATGAAAATAGTAAAAAACTTAATCCGCAAGACTTTGCACTATGGAAAAAAGCCAAAGATGATGAACCATTTTTTGATTCACCATGGGGTAAAGGTAGGCCAGGATGGCATATTGAATGTTCGGCGATGGTTAAAGATGAATTAGGAGATACTATTGATATCCATTTAGGTGGTTCTGATTTGATTTTTCCACATCATGAGAATGAAATCGCCCAGTCAGAAGCAGCCAATGGCAAAAAGCTAGCGAACTATTGGTTACACAATGGGATGGTCAATGTAAATGGACAAAAGATGAGTAAATCTCTTAAAAATTTTAAAACTATCAGAGAGCTAATTAAGTCAGGTATAAGCCCTATGACTTTGCGATATTTTGTTATGACTGTGAATTATAGAAAACCACTTGATTTTACTGAAGAAGCTTTAAGGAGTGCTTCAGAAGCTTGGAAAAACATTAATGTAGCCCTTTCTTTTATGGACCTTACAAAAGGTGCTTTTAGATCTATTGAAAAAAATGAATCTCTCGAAGAAGAATATAAAGAGAAAATAAGTTTTGAATTATCTCAAAAAAAGCTTAAATTTTCTGAGGCTCTTGGAAATGACCTTAATACAGCAGGTGCTATTGCAATTATTTACGATTTAGCGAAACCATTAAAAAACTTTTTAAACCAATTTCAAAGGGTTGAAGGTTTTAAAATAGACCTAAATGAAAAATTCTTTCTACTTGAGAATTTTAAAACTCTAGAAAAGTTGACTGAGGTACTTGGTCTTAAAAAAGAGGTTTTAGTAAAAGAAAGTAAAATAAAAGAAGACGAAATATCATCGCTTATTGATGAAAGGTTGAAAGCAAAAATGGAAAAGAATTATGCGAAGGCAGATGAAATCAGGAATTTGTTAAAAGAAAAAGGTATTGAACTTATTGATCAATCAAAGGAAATAACCACATGGATAAGGGTATAA
- a CDS encoding NAD(P)(+) transhydrogenase (Re/Si-specific) subunit beta yields the protein MNLPVIIKFVIDLLAVLLLALGIKGLSKVKSARDANRLAAFAMSLSVLGLLSYYLGTSGIAIQSWIWIIIGSIIGSLFGAILAKKVPMTSMPETVALFNGCGGMSSLLVALGVAIFPISGGQENFDFFKSLINEVSISVSIFVGAITFTGSIVAMAKLQGWLSTPGWTQSKVRHFVNIVFAVASLIAFFDLINGNTSSIWLLVIVSSLLGIGVTLPIGGADMPVVISLLNSYSGIAAAAAGFVVDSQLLIVAGAMVGAAGLILTQVMCKGMNRSLVSVLFGGSLSAQSTTSSGSGEYTNITSCSVEECALTLEAANKVIIVPGYGLAVAQAQHTLREVTKKLEQNGIEVVYAIHPVAGRMPGHMNVLLAEADVPYEQLKEMDVVNPDFPATDVVLVLGANDVVNPQAKNDSSSPLYGMPVLDVQEARTVFVIKRGMSAGYSGIKNDLFDLPNTSMVFGDAKKVLNDLIGELKDLGVGEK from the coding sequence ATGAATCTACCTGTAATCATTAAATTCGTTATTGACCTTCTAGCAGTACTTTTACTGGCTTTGGGAATAAAAGGATTGTCAAAAGTAAAATCAGCAAGGGATGCCAATAGATTAGCTGCATTTGCAATGTCGCTATCAGTATTAGGATTACTTTCTTATTATTTAGGTACTTCTGGAATTGCTATTCAGTCTTGGATTTGGATAATAATTGGATCAATCATAGGTAGTTTATTTGGAGCAATTCTTGCAAAAAAAGTACCTATGACCTCCATGCCTGAAACAGTGGCATTGTTCAATGGTTGTGGAGGAATGTCATCACTTTTAGTTGCTTTAGGAGTGGCAATTTTTCCTATATCTGGTGGACAAGAAAATTTTGATTTTTTTAAGTCACTGATTAACGAAGTTTCAATATCTGTTTCTATATTTGTTGGTGCCATAACTTTCACAGGTTCAATTGTCGCGATGGCAAAGTTACAGGGTTGGTTGTCAACTCCAGGATGGACTCAGAGCAAAGTTAGACATTTTGTAAATATTGTTTTTGCAGTTGCTTCCTTGATAGCCTTTTTTGATTTGATAAACGGCAATACAAGTTCTATTTGGCTTTTAGTTATAGTTTCTTCTTTATTAGGTATTGGAGTTACTTTGCCAATTGGTGGAGCTGATATGCCAGTCGTTATATCTTTATTAAATAGCTATTCAGGTATTGCAGCAGCAGCAGCAGGTTTCGTTGTAGATAGTCAGCTTTTGATAGTAGCAGGCGCAATGGTTGGAGCAGCAGGTCTAATACTTACTCAGGTAATGTGCAAGGGTATGAATAGATCATTGGTCTCAGTTCTTTTTGGAGGGTCTTTGTCTGCGCAAAGTACGACCTCTTCTGGTTCAGGAGAATACACAAATATAACTTCTTGCAGTGTTGAAGAATGTGCATTGACTTTAGAGGCAGCTAACAAGGTAATTATTGTTCCTGGTTATGGTCTAGCGGTAGCTCAAGCACAACATACTTTAAGGGAAGTGACAAAAAAACTAGAGCAAAATGGTATTGAAGTTGTTTACGCAATTCATCCTGTAGCAGGGAGGATGCCTGGACATATGAATGTACTTTTAGCAGAAGCAGATGTTCCTTACGAACAACTTAAAGAGATGGACGTTGTAAATCCTGATTTTCCAGCAACGGATGTTGTTTTAGTTTTAGGAGCAAATGATGTGGTTAATCCTCAAGCTAAAAATGATAGCTCTTCTCCTTTATATGGCATGCCAGTTCTTGATGTGCAGGAAGCAAGAACTGTATTTGTAATTAAACGTGGTATGAGTGCAGGTTACTCCGGAATTAAAAATGATTTATTTGATCTGCCAAATACCTCAATGGTCTTTGGTGATGCAAAAAAGGTACTGAATGATTTGATTGGAGAATTAAAGGATCTTGGAGTTGGGGAGAAATAA
- a CDS encoding 1-deoxy-D-xylulose-5-phosphate reductoisomerase translates to MKYITVLGSTGSIGTQTLEIASEQPDKFKAVALSAGRNISLLTEQVKTHKPEVVAIEDESLIEDLKDNINNLDLDVAPLVLGGKQGINAVAAWDKADTVVTGIVGCAGLIPTMSAINAGKNIALANKETLIAAGPIVIPALKKNNSRLLPADSEHSAIFQCLQGLPNYENADFSTGEMPKGLKAIHLTASGGAFRDWAVEDLKHVTVEDATSHPNWDMGKKITVDSATLMNKGLEVIEAHYLFGTSYENIEIVIHPQSIIHSMIEMEDSSVLAQLGWPDMKLPILYAMSWPERFKTNWKRLNLSEIGKLTFREPDEFKYPCMGLAYAAGKSSGTMPAVLNAANEMAVEQFLKEKISFQEIPTFISKACESHMENLNLSPELEDILDVDNWARLFVKQEIKKGKKYVSIG, encoded by the coding sequence TTGAAATACATTACTGTGCTCGGTTCTACTGGTTCAATAGGGACTCAAACTCTCGAAATAGCTAGTGAGCAGCCTGATAAGTTTAAAGCCGTAGCTCTTTCCGCAGGAAGAAATATTAGTTTATTAACTGAACAAGTTAAAACACATAAACCAGAGGTGGTTGCAATTGAGGATGAAAGTCTTATAGAAGATTTAAAAGATAATATTAATAACTTAGATTTAGATGTTGCTCCCTTGGTTCTAGGTGGAAAGCAGGGGATTAACGCAGTTGCGGCATGGGACAAGGCAGATACTGTGGTAACAGGGATAGTAGGCTGTGCAGGCTTAATTCCAACAATGTCAGCAATTAATGCGGGGAAAAATATTGCACTTGCTAACAAAGAAACTTTAATTGCTGCAGGACCAATTGTTATTCCTGCATTAAAGAAAAATAATAGTAGGCTTTTACCTGCTGATTCAGAACACTCTGCTATCTTTCAATGTTTACAGGGATTACCTAATTATGAAAATGCAGATTTTTCAACAGGAGAGATGCCTAAGGGTTTAAAAGCCATACATTTAACAGCTTCAGGTGGTGCTTTCAGAGATTGGGCCGTTGAGGATTTAAAGCATGTCACAGTGGAAGATGCGACTTCACATCCTAATTGGGATATGGGAAAAAAAATAACTGTAGATTCTGCAACTCTTATGAATAAAGGATTAGAAGTTATAGAAGCTCATTATTTATTTGGGACCTCTTACGAAAATATCGAAATAGTTATCCACCCTCAAAGTATTATTCATTCAATGATTGAGATGGAAGATTCTTCAGTATTAGCTCAATTAGGTTGGCCAGATATGAAACTACCGATTTTATATGCGATGAGTTGGCCTGAAAGATTTAAAACAAATTGGAAAAGATTAAACTTAAGTGAAATTGGAAAATTAACTTTTAGAGAGCCAGATGAGTTTAAATATCCATGCATGGGACTTGCCTATGCTGCAGGAAAATCATCTGGGACTATGCCTGCAGTCTTAAATGCTGCTAATGAAATGGCTGTTGAACAATTCCTCAAAGAAAAAATTTCTTTTCAAGAAATTCCAACATTTATAAGTAAAGCTTGTGAATCACATATGGAGAATTTGAATTTGAGTCCCGAATTGGAGGATATTCTTGACGTAGACAATTGGGCCAGACTTTTTGTTAAGCAAGAAATTAAAAAAGGGAAAAAATACGTAAGTATTGGATAA
- a CDS encoding NAD(P) transhydrogenase subunit alpha has translation MSFISLLWVLLLGSLLGLELIGKVPPTLHTPLMSGANAISGITMLAALTLIVKAEGNVPLLIIGSVSLGFALFNVVGGFFVTDRMLAMFSRKPSNKK, from the coding sequence ATGTCTTTTATCAGTCTTCTTTGGGTTCTTTTACTTGGTAGTTTATTAGGCCTCGAGTTAATTGGAAAAGTTCCTCCTACTCTTCATACACCTCTAATGAGTGGAGCAAATGCAATTTCAGGAATAACAATGCTTGCAGCCTTGACTTTAATTGTAAAAGCAGAAGGTAACGTACCACTTTTAATCATTGGTTCAGTTTCTCTTGGATTTGCTCTTTTCAACGTTGTGGGAGGTTTCTTTGTGACTGATCGAATGCTCGCGATGTTTAGTCGTAAACCATCAAATAAGAAGTAA
- a CDS encoding efflux RND transporter periplasmic adaptor subunit, producing MFDLIKKNINLRSGIILLSLAIFFVFITNSFKKNKSKDISDFVVQVEKGILSDSINTSGEVKAIRASNIGPRKQGVIKEIKVDEGDLVKKDQVLASLDDEDFIYKIKELELNVEKQKSEFLRREYLYQEGAVSKEDYESYKNNYNISSAKLNDAKAEKSFYLIKAPYGGKITAKYAEIGSYVTPSTNLSSDPKTKNFIFELSEGLEIVAKVPESDIGRIKIGQEASVRIEAYPSKKYSAIVKKIATRAVKDNNVTSFEVTLNFKDISEEIKIGMTADLEFRVEGNEEKILVPTVSIVTEKGEKGILKVDKNNSPKFEKIEIGISSGNQTSVIDGLEPGEQIFIDIPPWAKKRK from the coding sequence ATGTTTGATTTAATAAAAAAAAATATAAATCTAAGAAGTGGAATTATATTGCTTTCTCTAGCTATATTTTTCGTTTTTATAACCAATTCCTTCAAGAAAAATAAGTCAAAAGATATTTCTGATTTTGTAGTTCAAGTTGAAAAAGGAATCCTCTCAGATTCAATTAATACTAGTGGTGAAGTAAAAGCAATAAGGGCAAGCAATATTGGGCCTCGGAAGCAAGGCGTAATAAAAGAAATCAAAGTAGATGAGGGCGATCTTGTAAAAAAAGATCAGGTTTTAGCTTCTCTTGATGATGAAGACTTTATCTATAAAATTAAAGAACTTGAATTAAATGTAGAAAAACAAAAATCTGAATTTTTAAGAAGGGAATATTTATATCAAGAAGGCGCAGTAAGTAAAGAAGACTATGAAAGTTATAAAAATAACTACAACATTAGTAGCGCAAAACTTAATGATGCAAAAGCTGAAAAAAGTTTCTATCTAATTAAAGCTCCTTATGGAGGAAAGATAACTGCAAAATATGCTGAGATAGGATCTTATGTCACACCAAGTACAAACTTAAGTTCAGACCCTAAAACCAAAAACTTTATTTTTGAACTATCAGAGGGCCTAGAAATTGTGGCTAAAGTTCCTGAGAGTGACATTGGCAGAATAAAAATAGGTCAAGAAGCCTCAGTAAGAATTGAGGCTTATCCCTCAAAAAAATATAGTGCCATAGTTAAAAAAATAGCTACAAGAGCTGTAAAAGATAATAATGTAACCTCATTCGAAGTAACTTTAAATTTTAAAGATATTTCTGAAGAAATTAAAATTGGAATGACTGCAGATCTTGAATTTAGAGTCGAAGGTAATGAAGAGAAAATCTTAGTGCCAACAGTTTCTATTGTCACTGAAAAAGGTGAAAAGGGAATTTTGAAAGTTGATAAAAACAATTCTCCCAAATTTGAAAAAATTGAAATTGGTATTAGTAGTGGAAATCAAACTTCAGTAATTGATGGATTAGAACCGGGAGAGCAAATCTTTATTGATATTCCACCTTGGGCTAAGAAGAGAAAATGA
- a CDS encoding YheT family hydrolase: MELGRNNSISFSFLDYIKNKPFREVLPWIGGDLQTLRDTFVIDFGKSKKNKKIFFPINKILSKKFECDYLLGFLELPENLNSLRGFVIVTHGLGGSTKRFGLRRISRKLANNGFGVLKLNLRGSGSARYLAKGNYCARCSSDVISAINYFKKLINLEFKDLIKRNNNLPIYGVGLSLGGTILLNACLDYDKNKGEKLLDGLACVSTPLDLSSCSLCIEKPRNSIYQKWLLHRLKNQLWEGFNDEGKLLDNEKLRIKIKNLKSIREFDQKFTAPCWGFNSLEDYYIKASPIFRIQNSIKKLPPMLFIHAKDDPWVPYKDTLNLGKESIDKFTILITEKGGHNGFHSINGCWSDEVVKNWFMSI; the protein is encoded by the coding sequence TTGGAGTTGGGGAGAAATAATAGTATATCTTTTAGTTTCTTAGATTACATAAAAAATAAGCCATTTCGAGAAGTCTTACCTTGGATAGGTGGCGACTTACAAACTTTGAGAGATACTTTTGTTATTGATTTTGGTAAATCAAAAAAAAATAAAAAAATATTCTTTCCGATTAATAAAATTCTTTCTAAAAAATTTGAATGTGATTATCTTTTAGGTTTTTTAGAATTACCTGAAAACTTAAACTCACTTAGGGGTTTTGTAATCGTTACACATGGTTTAGGGGGCTCAACTAAACGGTTTGGTTTAAGAAGAATATCTAGGAAATTAGCAAATAATGGTTTTGGAGTTCTTAAATTAAATCTAAGAGGATCTGGATCAGCGAGATATTTAGCTAAAGGAAATTATTGTGCTAGATGCTCCAGTGATGTAATTTCAGCAATTAATTATTTTAAAAAATTGATTAATTTAGAGTTCAAAGATCTTATCAAAAGGAATAATAATCTTCCAATTTACGGAGTTGGATTATCTTTAGGTGGAACAATTCTTTTAAATGCCTGCCTAGATTACGACAAAAACAAAGGAGAAAAACTTTTAGATGGCCTTGCCTGCGTGAGTACCCCTTTAGATTTGTCTTCATGCAGTCTGTGTATTGAAAAACCTAGAAATTCTATCTACCAAAAATGGCTACTTCACCGCTTAAAAAATCAGTTATGGGAGGGATTTAATGATGAGGGCAAACTCCTTGATAACGAGAAATTAAGAATTAAAATTAAAAATTTAAAAAGTATAAGAGAATTTGATCAGAAATTTACAGCTCCTTGTTGGGGATTTAATTCTTTAGAGGATTATTATATTAAAGCTTCTCCAATATTTAGAATTCAAAACTCAATAAAAAAATTACCTCCAATGCTTTTTATTCATGCCAAGGATGATCCCTGGGTTCCATATAAGGATACTTTGAATTTAGGAAAAGAATCTATTGATAAATTTACTATTTTAATAACTGAAAAAGGAGGTCATAATGGTTTTCATTCGATTAATGGCTGCTGGTCAGACGAAGTCGTAAAGAACTGGTTTATGAGTATCTAG
- the polA gene encoding DNA polymerase I: MSFQSENSKKPILLLVDGHSLAFRSYYAYSRSFEILVTANLKLKSEIKEGLAGELIIENPDEKKFNVQINKIYSRVLNYEDISYFYPENSSEKDKFFQFTLKFSPSLSKDDEKELRKAITISLDLQNNNFEFFAELVPANRLTTNSGIPTNITYGFLKSLLENCKKHSPQGVCIAFDTKELTFRQELDPSYKANRGAPPSIFLEDIKRLENILKNQLNLPIFKVPGFEADDILGTISQKASKDNWYIKILSGDKDLFQLVDSKKDIYVLYMGSGGPFAKSSEPILMNEDGVLDKLGVLPEKVVDLKALMGDSSDNIPGVKGIGPKTAINLLSENNDLECIFETLDEINSGIKTNYDGFIKGSVLKKLENGRDSAYKSQFLATIKTNLKIENDNYSLSEVDSDNLYEKLKKLELNSLLKQIDIFNSTFSEGGFQKNDHNKEEGKESKISKKVELENSENKIPKIKVNVINDHKLLDKLVQRLDKTNSIVSLDTETNSLNPIDAELVGIGLCLGEEIDDLFYIPLGHQTKKETPNQLSIEDVFSKLRTWIEDPKKEKALQNSKFDRQIFFNHGLDLKGVTFDTLLADYLLNNQEKHGLSEISYRLFGFKPPSFKETVGKDKDFSFVDINEASIYCGYDVFLTFKIVKIFKERFSTEKDKLIKLFEEIELPLEPVLSQMEMNGIIIDVSYLEELSKELKSTLENIEAKVYEMAEEIFNLSSPKQLGEILFEKLSLDKRKSRKTKTGWSTDAVVLEKLVDEHEIIQHLIKHRTLSKLLSTYIDALPNLINEKTGRVHTNFNQAATATGRLSSSNPNLQNIPVRTEFSRRIRKAFLPEKGWKLLSADYSQIELRILAHLAKEEILINAFQQNDDIHSLTARLIFEKEEISPEERRVGKTINFGIIYGMGPRKLARSTGVSTEEAKDFLIKYKKRYAKVFTFLELQQRLSLSKGYVETIFGRKREFKFDKNGLGRLLGKDPNEIDLQSARKAGMEALSLLAAANAPIQGSSADIIKVAMVQLNRKFIEMSVPAKMLLQVHDELLFEVEPNSLEKTTKLIKETMEGCVKLSVPLLVDIGIGDNWMETK, encoded by the coding sequence ATGAGTTTCCAATCAGAAAACTCTAAAAAACCAATTTTACTTTTAGTCGATGGTCACTCTCTAGCTTTTAGAAGTTATTACGCTTACAGTAGAAGTTTTGAAATTCTTGTAACAGCGAATTTAAAATTAAAAAGTGAAATCAAGGAAGGCCTTGCCGGAGAATTAATAATTGAGAATCCGGATGAAAAGAAATTTAACGTTCAAATAAATAAAATATACTCAAGAGTTTTAAACTATGAAGATATAAGTTATTTCTATCCAGAAAATTCAAGCGAAAAAGATAAATTCTTTCAATTTACCCTTAAGTTTTCACCTTCCTTATCAAAAGATGATGAAAAAGAATTAAGAAAAGCAATAACTATAAGTTTAGATTTACAAAATAATAATTTTGAATTTTTTGCTGAACTTGTTCCTGCCAATAGATTAACCACCAATTCTGGAATCCCTACAAATATTACCTACGGATTCCTGAAAAGCCTTTTAGAAAATTGCAAAAAACATTCTCCTCAAGGAGTTTGTATAGCATTTGATACTAAAGAACTTACATTCAGACAGGAGCTTGACCCATCATATAAAGCAAATAGGGGAGCACCTCCAAGTATTTTTTTAGAGGATATAAAGAGGTTAGAAAATATTCTTAAAAATCAATTAAACCTGCCTATATTTAAAGTTCCAGGTTTTGAGGCTGATGACATTCTTGGAACAATATCTCAAAAAGCATCAAAAGATAACTGGTACATCAAAATTCTTTCAGGAGATAAGGATCTATTTCAATTGGTTGATTCAAAAAAAGATATTTATGTCTTATATATGGGAAGTGGCGGTCCCTTTGCAAAAAGTTCTGAGCCAATTCTTATGAATGAAGACGGTGTTTTAGATAAATTAGGAGTTTTACCTGAGAAAGTTGTTGATCTAAAAGCATTAATGGGAGATAGTTCTGATAATATTCCAGGAGTTAAGGGTATTGGTCCAAAAACAGCCATTAATTTACTAAGTGAAAATAATGATTTGGAGTGTATATTTGAAACCCTTGATGAAATAAATTCAGGTATAAAAACCAATTATGATGGTTTCATAAAAGGTTCAGTCTTAAAGAAATTGGAGAATGGTAGAGATTCTGCTTATAAATCTCAGTTTCTAGCGACTATCAAAACTAACCTGAAAATAGAAAATGATAATTATTCTTTATCTGAAGTAGATTCGGATAATTTGTATGAAAAACTTAAGAAATTAGAGCTTAATTCTCTTTTAAAACAAATAGATATATTCAATTCAACCTTTAGTGAAGGTGGTTTTCAAAAAAATGATCATAATAAAGAAGAGGGAAAAGAATCCAAAATCTCAAAAAAAGTTGAATTAGAAAATAGTGAAAATAAAATTCCTAAAATCAAAGTAAATGTTATTAATGATCATAAATTACTTGATAAATTAGTTCAAAGACTAGACAAGACGAATTCGATAGTTTCTCTAGATACAGAGACTAATAGTTTAAATCCAATCGATGCGGAACTTGTTGGGATAGGATTATGTCTTGGAGAAGAAATTGATGATTTATTTTATATACCTCTTGGTCATCAAACAAAAAAAGAGACTCCCAATCAATTATCAATTGAAGATGTTTTCTCAAAACTAAGAACTTGGATAGAAGATCCAAAAAAAGAAAAGGCTCTCCAGAATTCTAAATTTGATAGGCAAATATTTTTTAATCATGGACTCGATCTTAAAGGGGTAACCTTTGACACCCTACTAGCAGACTACCTTCTCAATAATCAGGAGAAGCATGGGTTAAGTGAAATTAGTTATAGATTATTTGGATTTAAACCTCCTTCATTTAAGGAAACTGTTGGAAAGGATAAAGACTTTTCATTTGTTGATATTAATGAAGCAAGTATTTACTGCGGTTATGATGTATTTCTAACTTTTAAGATTGTCAAAATTTTCAAAGAAAGATTTTCAACAGAAAAAGATAAATTAATCAAATTGTTCGAAGAAATCGAGCTTCCTTTAGAGCCAGTGTTGTCCCAAATGGAGATGAATGGAATCATAATTGATGTCTCTTATTTAGAGGAACTTTCAAAAGAGTTGAAAAGTACATTAGAAAATATTGAAGCTAAAGTTTATGAAATGGCAGAAGAAATTTTTAATTTGTCCTCACCCAAACAACTTGGTGAAATTTTATTTGAGAAGTTATCTTTAGACAAAAGGAAATCAAGAAAAACAAAGACCGGATGGAGTACAGATGCAGTGGTTCTTGAAAAATTAGTCGACGAACACGAAATAATCCAACATTTAATAAAACATAGAACTCTCAGCAAATTACTTAGTACTTATATTGATGCACTTCCAAATCTTATTAACGAAAAGACTGGAAGAGTTCATACAAACTTTAATCAGGCAGCCACTGCTACTGGAAGACTAAGCAGTAGCAATCCTAATCTTCAAAATATTCCAGTCAGAACTGAGTTTAGTAGGAGGATAAGGAAAGCCTTCTTGCCGGAAAAAGGCTGGAAACTATTATCAGCTGATTATTCACAAATAGAGTTAAGAATACTTGCTCACTTAGCAAAAGAAGAAATACTAATTAATGCATTCCAACAAAATGATGATATTCATTCTTTAACTGCAAGACTAATTTTTGAGAAAGAAGAAATATCTCCTGAGGAGAGGAGGGTTGGTAAAACCATAAATTTCGGAATTATTTATGGAATGGGACCTAGAAAACTAGCTCGTTCAACAGGAGTAAGTACGGAAGAAGCAAAAGATTTCCTAATAAAATATAAAAAAAGATACGCAAAAGTTTTTACATTTTTAGAACTTCAACAACGTCTTTCTCTTTCCAAAGGTTATGTAGAAACAATTTTTGGAAGGAAAAGAGAATTCAAATTTGATAAAAATGGATTAGGTAGATTATTAGGGAAAGATCCAAATGAAATAGATTTACAAAGTGCTAGGAAAGCTGGAATGGAAGCCCTATCGTTATTAGCCGCCGCAAATGCCCCAATTCAGGGTTCAAGTGCAGACATTATTAAGGTAGCCATGGTTCAACTCAATAGAAAATTTATAGAAATGAGCGTCCCAGCAAAAATGCTTTTACAAGTACATGATGAATTATTATTTGAGGTTGAACCAAATTCTTTAGAAAAAACAACCAAATTAATTAAGGAAACAATGGAAGGTTGTGTAAAATTGAGTGTACCTCTTTTAGTTGATATTGGAATTGGAGACAATTGGATGGAGACAAAATAA
- a CDS encoding (2Fe-2S) ferredoxin domain-containing protein produces the protein MNIKKHLLLCATPTKQKCFKGNEGQKTWECLKKTLKKFENDPSTKNVHILRSKADCLRVCKNGPILLIWPDGIWYEKVSPEKISEIFTSHIINGKPIEKWIFKKTPFLNSPRYS, from the coding sequence GTGAATATAAAAAAACATCTTCTACTATGCGCAACACCCACAAAACAGAAATGCTTTAAAGGCAACGAAGGGCAAAAAACATGGGAATGTCTGAAAAAGACTTTAAAAAAATTTGAGAATGATCCCTCTACAAAAAACGTTCATATATTAAGATCAAAAGCTGACTGTTTAAGGGTATGTAAGAACGGCCCAATTCTTCTTATTTGGCCTGATGGTATTTGGTATGAGAAAGTTTCTCCAGAAAAAATTTCAGAAATTTTTACCTCACATATTATTAACGGTAAGCCAATAGAAAAATGGATTTTCAAAAAAACACCATTTTTAAATAGTCCTAGATACTCATAA